The following coding sequences are from one Penaeus monodon isolate SGIC_2016 chromosome 21, NSTDA_Pmon_1, whole genome shotgun sequence window:
- the LOC119586554 gene encoding LOW QUALITY PROTEIN: DDB1- and CUL4-associated factor 8-like (The sequence of the model RefSeq protein was modified relative to this genomic sequence to represent the inferred CDS: inserted 1 base in 1 codon) — translation MGKTIRIFQIMLSFDLYEAVPTPTVTCAVYSGNGDSILASYNDDDIYLFDTSRTEAADAVHRYSGHRNSATVKGVNFFGPGSQYIVSGSDCGNIFFWHRETEAIVQCMPGDENGVVNVLEPHPHIPVLATSGXDDDVKIWVHV, via the exons ATGGGTAAAACAATTCGAATTTTCCAAATTATGTTATCTTTTGATCTG TATGAGGCTGTCCCGACACCAACAGTAACTTGTGCAGTTTACAGCGGTAATGGGGACTCTATACTGGCATCatacaatgatgatgacatttaTCTGTTTGATACGTCACGCACTGAAGCTGCAGATGCAGTCCATAGATACTCCGGCCATCGTAATAGTGCTACag TTAAGGGTGTGAATTTCTTTGGTCCTGGAAGCCAGTACATTGTATCAGGGTCTGACTGTGGAAACATATTCTTCTGGCACCGTGAGACTGAGGCCATTGTCCAGTGCATGCCAGGAGATGAGAATGGAGTG GTTAATGTGTTGGAGCCACATCCTCACATACCAGTGCTGGCTACAAGTG CTGACGATGATGTTAAAATTTGGGTACACGTGTGA
- the LOC119586165 gene encoding DDB1- and CUL4-associated factor 8-like (The sequence of the model RefSeq protein was modified relative to this genomic sequence to represent the inferred CDS: added 194 bases not found in genome assembly) — protein sequence MAEASDSSHELEVETSTPKDSDSSLLNNSNKRDQNVKKDDSGISSERLENSDDDEGNKKLKSEGEKKSGESSGISIVKGKTCRLRNYRPRLLESSSNDSGDDDDDDSTLRASNNEDKKSDTALTRRNNVTITSASEMEDTSADTSRDTETDHMEPTSPSAMETGSAASGNTEDDNTDDSPPMERRIERRFSSQRIFGGLLSDTDSDSDDGGRRRGLQDGIENETQWKDTEEAIAKEMTRIKERPKPKHHWNFVDQVVQRQLGSRARYQSSVLFSHHYYDSLHVPKRLELMYKMEFHRGCVNALSFNASGTRLASGSDDFQIAIWDWAREKAIITFYSGHRNNVFQSKFLPLSGDTHIVSCARDGQVRLAELSSTGVCKATRKLAKHHGPAHKLATLPTSPHVVLSAGEDAVVLNIDIRQEQPSRVAFVKDISGSRVSLYSIHAHPINENQFCVSGHDQYVRVYDRRCGNDFPTLKYCPRHLYEAVPTPTVTCAVYSGNGDSILASYNDDDIYLFDTSRTEAADAVHRYSGHRNSATVKGVNFFGPGSQYIVSGSDCGNIFFWHRETEAIVQCMPGDENGVVNVLEPHPHIPVLATSGLDDDVKIWVPTCEEDPDLPNLDQTLKSNLSKRHKERNEEFTGLDSQMLMVLWHHIRRTDRRRRRMATAGNSSNGNVGAEGGNGTGGSSSEDSNDSEDDDSEGHRGIQCATH from the exons ATGGCAGAGGCATCTGATTCCTCCCATGAGCTTGAGGTGGAGACGAGTACCCCAAAAGACAGTGACTCCTCTTTgctcaacaacagcaacaagagagATCAAAATGTCAAAAAAGATGACTCTGGTATATCCAGTGAGAGATTAGAAAAttcagatgatgatgaagggaaCAAGAAATTAAAGtcagagggggagaaaaaaagtggagagTCTTCAGGCATCTCAATTGTCAAGGGGAAGACCTGTCGCCTGAGAAACTACAGACCAAG GTACCCTGCGTgcaagtaataatgaagataaaaagtcTGACACAGCTTTGACACGGAGAAACAACGTGACCATAACCTCAGCATCAGAAATGGAGGACACAAGCGCAGATACAAGTCGTGACACTGAGACAGATCACATGGAGCCTACTAGTCCATCAGCAATGGAGACTGGAAGTGCTGCAAGTGGAAACACTGAGGATGATAACACAG atGACTCTCCACCAATGGAACGTCGCATCGAGCGACGTTTCAGCAGCCAAAGAATATTTGGTGGACTTTTGTCAGACACTGATTCTGACTCTGACGATGGTGGGCGTCGTAGGGGTCTCCAGGATGGCATAGAGAATGAAACACAGTGGAAGGACACAGAAGAAGCCATTGCCAAAGAAATGACAAGAATTAAGGAACGGCCCAAACCAAAACACCATTGGAATTTTGTAGATCAAGTTGTTCAGAG GCAGTTAGGCAGTCGAGCAAGGTACCAGTCCTCAGTGTTATTTAGTCACCATTACTATGACTCACTCCATGTACCTAAGCGCCTTGAACTCATGTACAAGATGGAGTTCCACAGGGGATGTGTTAATGCCCTAAGCTTCAATGCAAGTGGCACCAGGCTTGCTAGTGGCTCTGATGATTTCCAGATTGCCATTTGGGATTGGGCTCGAGAGAAAGCCATAATCACATTCTACAGTGGACATAGGAATAATGTGTTCCAG AGCAAGTTCCTACCACTGAGTGGTGACACACACATTGTATCCTGTGCAAGGGATGGACAAGTTCGTTTGGCTGAACTATCCTCCACTGGAGTGTGCAAGGCCACAAGAAAATTGGCTAAGCATCATGGCCCAGCACATAAGCTTGCCACCCTTCCTACCTCCCCACATGTTGTTTTATCTGCTGGAGAAGATGCTGTTGTACTTAATATTGATATTCGTCAGGAACAGCCTAGCAg GGTGGCATTTGTGAAGGACATTTCTGGTAGCCGTGTATCTCTCTACAGCATCCATGCTCATCCAATCAATGAAAATCAGTTTTGTGTTAGTGGGCACGATCAATATGTTCGAGTATATGACCGACGTTGTGGGAATGACTTCCCAACTTTGAAGTACTGTCCAAGACATTTG TATGAGGCTGTCCCGACACCAACAGTAACTTGTGCAGTTTACAGCGGTAATGGGGACTCTATACTGGCATCatacaatgatgatgacatttaTCTGTTTGATACGTCACGCACTGAAGCTGCAGATGCAGTCCATAGATACTCCGGCCATCGTAATAGTGCTACag TTAAGGGTGTGAATTTCTTTGGTCCTGGAAGCCAGTACATTGTATCAGGGTCTGACTGTGGAAACATATTCTTCTGGCACCGTGAGACTGAGGCCATTGTCCAGTGCATGCCAGGAGATGAGAATGGAGTG GTTAATGTGTTGGAGCCACATCCTCACATACCAGTGCTGGCTACAAGTGGCCTTGACGATGATGTTAAAATTTGGGTACCAACGTGTGAGGAGGATCCAGACCTACCCAACCTGGATCAG ACTCTCAAATCCAATTTAAGTAAGCGCCATAAAGAACGTAACGAAGAATTCACTGGACTTGATTCCCAAATGCTGATGGTCCTTTGGCATCACATCCGACGGACAGATCGCAGACGACGTAGG